In one Pseudomonas purpurea genomic region, the following are encoded:
- a CDS encoding anti-sigma factor: MNDLDCTACQTLIHGYLDQELDTATAANVARHLTGCAECKRLHDEVQLLMASMKRHALYYTAPPSLTHSVFASVSPPHSAFSRLRQWLAPAFSATALALAAVLYIATPSSEQPLLEEAVSSHVRSLMGDHLNDVVSSDRHTVKPWFTGKLDFAPPVFDYSAQGYPLLGGRLDYLQHQTTAALAYGRAKHIINVFILPTAHADTARQVESIRGYNIVSWERGHMQFIVVSDLEKSELEAFSELVGKGS; encoded by the coding sequence ATGAATGACCTCGACTGCACCGCTTGCCAGACGCTGATTCACGGCTACCTGGACCAGGAACTGGACACCGCAACCGCTGCGAATGTGGCTCGGCACCTGACGGGCTGCGCCGAATGCAAACGCCTGCACGATGAAGTGCAACTGCTGATGGCCAGCATGAAAAGGCATGCGTTGTACTACACGGCGCCGCCGTCATTAACCCACAGCGTTTTTGCCAGTGTTTCACCACCGCACAGCGCGTTCAGCCGGCTGCGCCAGTGGCTCGCTCCGGCATTTTCAGCCACCGCACTGGCCCTCGCGGCGGTGCTTTACATCGCCACGCCCTCCAGCGAACAACCGCTGTTGGAAGAGGCCGTGTCCAGCCATGTCCGCTCGCTGATGGGCGACCACCTCAACGACGTCGTTTCCTCCGACCGTCACACCGTCAAACCCTGGTTCACCGGCAAACTCGACTTCGCCCCCCCGGTGTTTGACTACTCGGCGCAAGGCTATCCGCTGCTGGGCGGGCGACTGGACTACCTGCAACACCAGACCACCGCCGCCCTGGCCTATGGACGGGCGAAACACATCATCAACGTGTTCATCTTGCCTACGGCACACGCAGATACAGCCCGACAGGTTGAGTCAATTCGCGGCTACAACATCGTGTCGTGGGAACGGGGCCACATGCAGTTCATCGTGGTGTCGGATCTGGAGAAAAGTGAGCTGGAAGCGTTCAGTGAACTGGTTGGGAAAGGGAGTTGA